In the genome of Mytilus edulis chromosome 3, xbMytEdul2.2, whole genome shotgun sequence, one region contains:
- the LOC139514456 gene encoding N-acetylgalactosaminyltransferase 7-like, with the protein MRCHIRKKSAIKIGVAVLALIFILPFLISKLEGSSSESEALMKRMRKRKGVHHDTGIPVKNDVVQNVVENPMEAKDLKPVEPQRKFGPTAVLKPGVLGNFEPKEKPAKSGPGEGGQAVYTSMEEKLRADQSVREYGFNMVNSDKIAMDRAIPDTRLDECKYWQYPEDLPTASVILVFHNEGWSTLVRTVHSVIDTSPPHLLHEVVMVDDFSEKEHLKGKLEEYIKQFNGKVKLFRNKERMGLIGTRTRGAELSTGDVIVFLDAHCECNKNWLVPLLARIKYDRTIMAVPTIDGIDWDNFGYHPVYSTTHHRGIFEWGFLYKESQVPKQELDRRQHNSEPYRAPTHAGGLFAMDRKYFFEMGAYDPGLKIWGGENFELSFKLWQCGGSIEWVPCSRVGHIYRNHMPYGFGKVDVKIPVIQLNYMRVVAVWLDPEFQEYFYTREPGVRGYPIGDVSKQLQFKKEHNCKSFKWFMENVAYEVYEKFPPLPPNKAWGEFKLEGSNKCWDVMGQQVGGGPIGQSYCHHYGGNQLFRLNTKGQIGVGERCIKASGGSTLHLHFCDVQPTGPWSWDENTGVIREQHHDKCVEGMTDGKLLLQRCEPGKASQKWMINEIYTWKR; encoded by the exons ATGAGGTGTCACATTAGAAAGAAATCGGCTATAAAAATTGGAGTGGCAGTGCTTGCCTTGATTTTTATTCTACCATTTCTGATCAGTAAATTAGAAGGTAGCAGTAGCGAAAGTGAAGCTCTCATGAAACGTATGCGTAAAAGAAAG GGAGTTCATCATGATACTGGAATTCCTGTCAAAAATGATGTGGTACAAAATGTGGTAGAAAATCCAATGGAAGCTAAGGATTTAAAGCCAGTCGAGCCACAGAGGAAGTTTGGACCTACTGCTGTCCTGAAGCCAGGTGTATTGGGTAACTTTGAGCCCAAAGAGAAACCAGCTAAAAGTGGTCCAG GTGAAGGTGGACAGGCTGTATATACCAGTATGGAAGAGAAACTCAGAGCTGACCAGTCTGTTAGAGAGTATGGTTTTAATATGGTAAACAGTGATAAAATTGCCATGGATAGAGCTATACCAGATACTAGGCTAGATGA ATGTAAATATTGGCAGTACCCAGAAGATCTTCCCACAGCTAGTGTTATTCTGGTATTCCATAATGAAGGATGGTCCACATTGGTCAGAACTGTACACAGTGTAATCGACACTTCACCGCCACATCTTCTCCATGAAGTGGTCATGGTTGATGACTTTAGTGAAAAAG AACATTTAAAAGGCAAATTAGAGGAATATATTAAACAGTTTAATGGAAAGGTGAAGTTATTCAGAAATAAAGAGCGAATGGGATTGATTGGTACAAGAACAAGAGGAGCTGAGCTGTCCACTGGGGATGTCATTGTATTCTTAGATGCTCACTGTGAATGTAATAAAAACTGGCTTGTTCCACTGCTTGCTAGAATTAAATATGACAG AACTATTATGGCAGTACCAACTATTGATGGTATTGACTGGGATAACTTTGGGTACCACCCTGTATATAGTACTACACATCACAGAGGTATATTTGAGTGGGGATTTCTATATAAGGAGAGTCAGGTACCTAAACAAGAACTGGACAGAAGACAACATAACAGCGAACCTTATAG agcACCAACACATGCAGGAGGGCTGTTTGCTATGGACAGGAAATATTTCTTTGAGATGGGAGCTTATGATCCTGGATTGAAGATCTGGGGTGGAGAAAACTTTGAATTGTCATTTAAG CTATGGCAGTGTGGAGGTAGTATAGAATGGGTTCCGTGTTCTAGAGTTGGCCATATTTACAGAAACCATATGCCTTATGGATTTGGTAAAGTTGATGTTAAAATACCAGTTATTCAGTTG aATTACATGAGAGTTGTTGCAGTTTGGCTGGATCCAGAATTTCAAGAATATTTCTACACCAGGGAACCAGGAGTGAGAGGTTATCCTATAGGAGATGTATCGAAACAACTACAGTTTAAAAAGGAACACAATTGTAAAAGTTTTAAATGGTTTATGGAGAATGTAGCTTATGAAGTTTATGAAAAGTTTCCTCCATTACCTCCCAACAAGGCTTGGGGAGAG ttcAAGTTGGAAGGAAGTAACAAGTGTTGGGATGTTATGGGACAACAAGTGGGAGGTGGACCTATCGGCCAAAGTTATTGTCATCACTATGGTGGTAACCAG TTGTTCAGATTGAATACTAAAGGTCAGATTGGTGTTGGTGAACGTTGTATCAAGGCATCAGGAGGGTCAACACTACATTTACATTTCTGTGATGTACAGCCCACTGGTCCATGGAGCTGGGATGAG AATACAGGTGTGATCAGAGAACAACATCATGATAAGTGTGTTGAAGGAATGACTGATGGAAAACTACTTCTACAACGCTGTGAACCTGGTAAAGCATCACAAAAATGGATGATTAATGAAATTTACACATGGAAAAGA